A stretch of Dermochelys coriacea isolate rDerCor1 chromosome 6, rDerCor1.pri.v4, whole genome shotgun sequence DNA encodes these proteins:
- the C6H11orf58 gene encoding small acidic protein isoform X1 — translation MSSARETQPRHGVKRAASPDQGSSSWEAVDLGNEERKQKFLRLMGAGKKEHTGRLVIGDHRSTSHFRTGEEDKKMNEDLESQFQQSMDSTMSGRNRRHCGLGFSELEEAEGQDDVNRYSPEPESPEDSESDSESEREESAEELQSAEKDSEADDPENKKDVKSNYKMMFVKSSGS, via the exons ATGAGTTCGGCCAGGGAGACGCAGCCCCGCCACGGCGTGAAGCGAGCGGCCTCCCCCGAT CAGGGATCGAGCAGCTGGGAGGCCGTAGACTTGGGTAAtgaagaaagaaagcaaaagttCTTGAGACTTATGGGAGCAGGAAAG aaagaACACACTGGCCGCCTTGTTATCGGAGACCACAGATCAACTTCTCATTTCAGAACAG GGGAAGAAGACAAGAAAATGAATGAAGACCTAGAGTCTCAGTTCCAGCAAAgcatggacagcactatgtcCGGAAGAAATCGACGACACTGTGGACTTGGTTTCAGTGAG CTGGAGGAGGCTGAAGGACAAGATGACGTGAACAGATACTCTCCTGAACCTGAAAGTCCAGAGGACTCTGAAAGTGACTCTGAGTCAGAGCGAGAGGAATCTGCGGAAGAACTGCAATCTGCTGAAAAAGACAGTGAAGCTGATGATCCAGAAaacaagaaagatgtgaaaagCAATTATAAAATGATGTTTGTTAAATCCAGCGGCTCATAA
- the C6H11orf58 gene encoding small acidic protein isoform X2 — MSSARETQPRHGVKRAASPDGSSSWEAVDLGNEERKQKFLRLMGAGKKEHTGRLVIGDHRSTSHFRTGEEDKKMNEDLESQFQQSMDSTMSGRNRRHCGLGFSELEEAEGQDDVNRYSPEPESPEDSESDSESEREESAEELQSAEKDSEADDPENKKDVKSNYKMMFVKSSGS; from the exons ATGAGTTCGGCCAGGGAGACGCAGCCCCGCCACGGCGTGAAGCGAGCGGCCTCCCCCGAT GGATCGAGCAGCTGGGAGGCCGTAGACTTGGGTAAtgaagaaagaaagcaaaagttCTTGAGACTTATGGGAGCAGGAAAG aaagaACACACTGGCCGCCTTGTTATCGGAGACCACAGATCAACTTCTCATTTCAGAACAG GGGAAGAAGACAAGAAAATGAATGAAGACCTAGAGTCTCAGTTCCAGCAAAgcatggacagcactatgtcCGGAAGAAATCGACGACACTGTGGACTTGGTTTCAGTGAG CTGGAGGAGGCTGAAGGACAAGATGACGTGAACAGATACTCTCCTGAACCTGAAAGTCCAGAGGACTCTGAAAGTGACTCTGAGTCAGAGCGAGAGGAATCTGCGGAAGAACTGCAATCTGCTGAAAAAGACAGTGAAGCTGATGATCCAGAAaacaagaaagatgtgaaaagCAATTATAAAATGATGTTTGTTAAATCCAGCGGCTCATAA